Proteins from one Streptosporangium becharense genomic window:
- a CDS encoding Gfo/Idh/MocA family protein — MGADGRPTLGIGMVGYAFMGRVHSQAWRSVSAFFDLPVRPSMNALCGRSAEATARAAGTLGWAAVETDWRKLVGRDDVDVVDICTPGDSHAEIAIAALEAGKHVLCEKPLANTVAEAEAMAAAARAAAERGVYAMVAFNYRRVPAVALARRWVAEGRIGRIRHVRAQYLQDWIADPDFPLVWRLRRDKAGSGALGDIGAHIVDTAQFVTGERLTEVSALTETFVTERPLADGSAGLAAGSGSGARTGTVDVDDAALFIGRLSGGGLASFEATRFATGRKNALRLEINGSAGSLAFDFEAMNELWFHDHTLPEAEAGFRRVLVTEADHPYAGAWWPPGHGLGYEHTFTHEVRDFLEAIATGTAPEPSFDDGLRVQRVLGAVETSAARQSRLTPVEDV, encoded by the coding sequence ATGGGTGCCGACGGCAGGCCGACGCTGGGGATCGGCATGGTCGGGTACGCGTTCATGGGCCGGGTGCACTCGCAGGCGTGGCGCAGCGTCTCGGCGTTCTTCGACCTGCCGGTCCGGCCGTCGATGAACGCGCTGTGCGGTCGCTCGGCCGAGGCGACCGCGCGGGCCGCCGGGACGCTGGGCTGGGCCGCGGTGGAGACCGACTGGCGCAAGCTCGTCGGCCGCGACGACGTCGACGTCGTCGACATCTGCACGCCCGGCGACAGCCACGCCGAGATCGCCATCGCGGCGCTGGAGGCGGGCAAGCACGTACTGTGCGAGAAACCGCTGGCCAACACCGTGGCCGAGGCCGAGGCGATGGCCGCCGCCGCCCGCGCCGCCGCCGAACGCGGCGTGTACGCGATGGTGGCCTTCAACTACCGCCGGGTGCCCGCGGTCGCGCTCGCCCGCCGGTGGGTGGCCGAGGGCCGGATCGGCCGGATCCGGCACGTGCGCGCGCAGTACCTGCAGGACTGGATCGCCGACCCGGACTTCCCGCTGGTGTGGCGGCTGCGCAGGGACAAGGCGGGATCGGGGGCACTGGGCGACATCGGCGCGCACATCGTCGACACCGCCCAGTTCGTCACCGGCGAGCGCCTGACCGAGGTGTCGGCGCTGACCGAGACGTTCGTCACCGAACGCCCCCTGGCCGACGGCTCGGCCGGACTGGCGGCCGGCTCCGGCTCCGGCGCCCGGACGGGCACGGTCGACGTCGACGACGCCGCGCTGTTCATCGGCCGGCTGTCCGGCGGCGGCCTGGCCTCCTTCGAGGCCACCCGGTTCGCCACCGGACGCAAGAACGCGCTGCGCCTGGAGATCAACGGCTCGGCCGGCAGCCTGGCCTTCGACTTCGAGGCGATGAACGAGCTGTGGTTCCACGACCACACCCTGCCGGAGGCCGAGGCGGGGTTCCGCAGGGTGCTGGTCACCGAGGCCGACCACCCGTACGCGGGCGCCTGGTGGCCTCCCGGCCACGGGCTGGGATACGAGCACACCTTCACCCACGAGGTGAGGGACTTCCTGGAGGCGATCGCCACCGGCACCGCCCCCGAGCCGTCCTTCGACGACGGCCTGCGGGTGCAGCGGGTGCTGGGTGCGGTCGAGACGAGCGCGGCCCGGCAGAGCCGCCTGACACCCGTGGAGGACGTATGA
- a CDS encoding sugar phosphate isomerase/epimerase family protein — translation MSRPITLFTGQWADLPFEEVCRLASEWGYDGLEIACWGDHFEVDKALSDDSYVERKLAVLAKHNLKVWTISNHLLGQAVCDNPIDERHRAILPARVWGDGEPEGVRRRAAEEMKDTARAAARLGVDTVVGFTGSSIWHTVAMFPPVPPSMIEAGYADFADRWNPIMDVFDEVGVRFALEVHPSEIAYDYHTTVRTLEAIGHRPAFGLNWDPSHMVWQEVDPVGFILDFADRIYHVDCKDAKVRTGDGRRGRLSSHLPWADLRRGWDFVSTGRGDVPWEDCFRALNAIGYDGPISIEWEDAGMDRLDGAPDALAVIRGLNAITPPSAAFDAAFSTE, via the coding sequence ATGAGCAGGCCGATCACGCTGTTCACCGGCCAGTGGGCCGACCTGCCGTTCGAGGAGGTGTGCCGACTGGCGTCGGAGTGGGGCTACGACGGGCTGGAGATCGCCTGCTGGGGCGACCACTTCGAGGTGGACAAGGCGCTGTCCGACGACTCCTACGTCGAGCGCAAACTGGCGGTGCTCGCCAAGCACAACCTCAAGGTGTGGACGATCTCCAACCACCTGCTCGGCCAGGCCGTCTGCGACAACCCCATCGACGAGCGGCACCGGGCCATCCTGCCCGCCCGCGTCTGGGGCGACGGGGAGCCCGAGGGCGTGCGGCGGCGCGCGGCCGAGGAGATGAAGGACACCGCGCGGGCCGCGGCCAGGCTGGGCGTGGACACCGTGGTCGGGTTCACCGGCTCGTCCATCTGGCACACCGTGGCGATGTTCCCGCCGGTGCCGCCCTCGATGATCGAGGCCGGCTACGCCGACTTCGCCGACCGGTGGAACCCGATCATGGACGTCTTCGACGAGGTCGGGGTGCGTTTCGCGCTGGAGGTGCACCCCAGCGAGATCGCCTACGACTACCACACCACGGTCCGCACCCTGGAGGCGATCGGGCACCGGCCGGCCTTCGGGCTGAACTGGGACCCCTCGCACATGGTGTGGCAGGAGGTCGACCCGGTCGGCTTCATCCTGGACTTCGCCGACCGGATCTACCACGTCGACTGCAAGGACGCCAAGGTGCGCACCGGCGACGGCCGCCGCGGGCGGCTGTCGTCGCACCTGCCCTGGGCCGACCTGCGCCGCGGCTGGGACTTCGTGTCCACCGGGCGTGGCGACGTGCCCTGGGAGGACTGCTTCCGGGCGCTGAACGCGATCGGCTACGACGGGCCGATCTCGATCGAGTGGGAGGACGCCGGCATGGACCGCCTGGACGGGGCACCGGACGCGCTGGCCGTGATCCGCGGGCTCAACGCCATCACCCCGCCGTCGGCGGCCTTCGACGCCGCCTTCTCCACCGAGTAG
- a CDS encoding alcohol dehydrogenase catalytic domain-containing protein: MRGALLHAVGDDKLDIRDDFTLAPMGPADVRVKIRATGVCHSDLSVISGVLPMPLPVIPGHEGSGVVVEVGDHVTTVQPGDHVIINWTPACGTCANCLVHQPHLCMTYVMDSFVNARFRYGGDTPAFGMAGCGTWSEEIVVPWQGAVKVDPEVPFEAAALIGCGITTGVGAALNTARVRAGSTVAVVGAGGIGLSIIQGARISGATTILAIDPLESKHALARKVGATHAVTPDQLQDAIATLTGGFGFDYGFEAVGKSAAIMTAWRATRRGGDVVVVGAGAANDTVPLNAFSLLFEGKNILSSLYGGSDVRRDFPFLAGLYKAGKLDLESMISSRIRLADLNDAVAALRGGEVLRQIVVLD, from the coding sequence ATGCGCGGTGCGCTTCTGCACGCCGTCGGTGACGACAAGCTCGACATCCGCGACGACTTCACCCTCGCCCCGATGGGCCCGGCCGACGTCCGCGTCAAGATCAGGGCGACCGGGGTCTGCCACTCCGACCTGTCGGTGATCAGCGGCGTGCTGCCCATGCCGCTGCCGGTCATCCCCGGCCACGAGGGCTCCGGCGTGGTCGTCGAGGTCGGCGACCACGTGACCACCGTGCAGCCCGGTGACCACGTCATCATCAACTGGACGCCGGCCTGCGGCACCTGCGCCAACTGCCTGGTGCACCAGCCGCACCTGTGCATGACCTACGTGATGGACAGCTTCGTCAACGCCCGGTTCCGCTACGGCGGCGACACCCCGGCGTTCGGCATGGCCGGGTGCGGCACCTGGTCGGAGGAGATCGTGGTGCCCTGGCAAGGCGCGGTCAAGGTCGACCCCGAGGTGCCCTTCGAGGCGGCGGCGCTGATCGGCTGCGGGATCACCACCGGCGTGGGCGCCGCGCTCAACACGGCCCGGGTCAGGGCCGGTTCGACGGTCGCGGTGGTCGGCGCCGGCGGCATCGGCCTGTCCATCATCCAGGGGGCCCGCATCTCCGGGGCCACCACGATCCTGGCGATCGACCCCCTGGAGTCGAAGCACGCCCTGGCGCGGAAGGTCGGCGCCACCCACGCCGTCACCCCCGACCAGCTGCAGGACGCGATCGCCACGCTCACCGGCGGCTTCGGCTTCGACTACGGCTTCGAGGCCGTCGGCAAGTCTGCGGCGATCATGACCGCCTGGAGGGCGACCCGGCGGGGCGGCGACGTGGTCGTGGTGGGGGCGGGAGCCGCGAACGACACCGTCCCGTTGAACGCCTTCAGCCTGCTGTTCGAGGGCAAGAACATCCTCAGCTCCCTCTACGGCGGCTCCGACGTCCGGCGCGACTTCCCCTTCCTCGCCGGCCTGTACAAGGCGGGCAAGCTCGACCTGGAGAGCATGATCAGCTCCCGGATCAGGCTGGCGGACCTGAACGACGCCGTGGCGGCCCTGCGGGGCGGCGAGGTGCTGCGCCAGATCGTCGTCCTCGACTGA
- a CDS encoding ferredoxin, translated as MKVKVDYLVCEANAVCTGLAPEVFELDDDDQLHLLLPEPPPEMTDRVRHAVRSCPKAALSLEEN; from the coding sequence ATGAAAGTCAAAGTCGACTATCTGGTCTGCGAGGCCAACGCCGTCTGTACCGGACTCGCTCCGGAAGTCTTCGAACTCGACGACGACGACCAGTTGCACCTGCTGCTGCCTGAGCCGCCGCCGGAGATGACGGACCGCGTCCGGCACGCCGTGCGGTCCTGCCCCAAAGCCGCCCTCTCCCTAGAGGAGAACTAG
- a CDS encoding pyridoxamine 5'-phosphate oxidase family protein encodes MNQRLRIAMSDDEVTKFVAGSRKLQLGTINPDGTPHMVTMFYGLTEGKISFWTYGKAQKTRNLERDARVSCLIEAGEEYSELRGVLIYGVARRIDDPEGVLGVGMGVTRRMAGMPEAEEQLAEYVAHTGRKRVAFVVEPSRVISWDHRKLSIPV; translated from the coding sequence GTGAACCAGCGCCTCCGCATTGCGATGTCCGACGATGAGGTGACAAAGTTCGTCGCCGGGTCGCGCAAGCTCCAGCTCGGCACCATCAACCCCGACGGGACACCGCACATGGTGACCATGTTCTACGGGCTGACCGAGGGCAAGATCTCGTTCTGGACCTACGGCAAGGCCCAGAAGACGCGCAACCTCGAACGCGACGCCCGGGTGAGCTGCCTGATCGAGGCCGGGGAGGAGTACTCCGAGCTGCGCGGTGTCCTGATCTACGGTGTGGCGCGGCGGATCGACGACCCGGAGGGCGTCCTCGGCGTCGGCATGGGCGTGACCAGGCGGATGGCCGGGATGCCCGAGGCGGAGGAGCAGCTGGCGGAGTACGTGGCCCACACCGGCCGTAAACGGGTCGCCTTCGTGGTGGAGCCCAGTCGAGTGATCTCCTGGGATCACCGTAAGCTCTCCATTCCCGTATAG
- a CDS encoding class I SAM-dependent methyltransferase gives MSIATGPADTPADKPADMPAELLHAARRAKGFMPDQEGLALFETAAAYGGRGPICEIGSYCGKSAVYLGAGARQAGSVVFTVDHHRGSEEIQPGWAHHDPTLVDPRFGRMDSLPFFRATIAAAGLEDEVIAIVGRSKTVARLWNTPLAMLFIDGGHSEEPVTEDYEGWAPHVMPGGALVFHDIYPDPADGGQAPHRVYLRALASGAFEEVRHEGSLRVLERVGPGIG, from the coding sequence ATGAGCATCGCCACCGGGCCCGCCGACACGCCCGCTGACAAGCCCGCCGACATGCCCGCCGAACTGTTGCACGCCGCCCGGCGGGCCAAGGGTTTCATGCCGGACCAGGAGGGTCTCGCGCTGTTCGAGACCGCCGCCGCGTACGGCGGTCGCGGCCCGATCTGCGAGATCGGCAGCTACTGCGGCAAGTCGGCCGTCTACCTCGGCGCGGGGGCCCGCCAGGCCGGGTCCGTCGTCTTCACCGTCGACCACCACCGGGGTTCGGAGGAGATCCAGCCGGGGTGGGCCCACCACGACCCCACGCTGGTCGACCCCCGCTTCGGCAGGATGGACTCGCTGCCCTTCTTCCGCGCCACCATCGCCGCCGCCGGGCTGGAGGACGAGGTCATCGCGATCGTCGGCAGGTCGAAGACCGTCGCCCGGCTGTGGAACACCCCGCTGGCGATGCTCTTCATCGACGGCGGCCACTCGGAGGAGCCGGTGACCGAGGACTACGAGGGCTGGGCGCCGCACGTCATGCCCGGCGGCGCGCTGGTCTTCCACGACATCTACCCGGACCCGGCCGACGGCGGTCAGGCGCCGCACCGGGTCTACCTGCGGGCGCTCGCCTCCGGGGCGTTCGAGGAGGTTCGGCACGAAGGCTCCCTCCGGGTGCTGGAGCGGGTCGGGCCCGGCATCGGCTGA
- a CDS encoding enediyne biosynthesis protein UnbU has translation MTGNVPRRRTGRFPARDTGLRPRGHPGRGRRNPAPRRAAAAVTLLTLLGHTLLGFEQPLLAPVVGALTGVATASLLETVDAWARRRPARCLGPRDETAGFLLPSYTCGLLCAMLLHTGAHPAPVALATLIGVGSAYAVRVRVAGTTGTGDTARTPARTGGDTPGAPGAPGEIGPPGAPGAAGAGGDVPGTPFMNPSNTGVVAALLLFPWVGVAPPYQFTAWVSGPFDVIVPLAVLAAGLAASRPAGTLPLVAGWAGGFALQAFVRGGLGEVSVAAALLPMTGTAFAVHTAHVLADPVAAPRTPRGQVAFGMAAAAVYGLLVELGVGCGLFLSLALVCAGRGLALAVRARIGPSGVSPAPARGRQPMPGPTRSSTRREPSCRTSSNAPEASARR, from the coding sequence GTGACCGGGAACGTCCCGCGCCGCCGTACGGGCCGGTTCCCGGCCCGGGACACCGGACTCCGTCCGCGTGGGCACCCCGGCCGGGGACGGCGGAACCCCGCGCCGCGCCGGGCGGCGGCGGCCGTCACCCTGCTCACCCTGCTGGGGCACACCCTGCTGGGCTTCGAGCAGCCCCTCCTCGCGCCGGTCGTCGGCGCGCTCACCGGCGTGGCCACCGCGTCGCTGCTGGAGACGGTGGACGCGTGGGCCCGGCGGCGCCCGGCCCGCTGTCTCGGCCCCCGGGACGAGACGGCCGGCTTTCTCCTGCCGTCCTACACGTGCGGCCTGCTCTGCGCGATGCTGCTGCACACCGGCGCGCATCCGGCACCGGTCGCGCTGGCCACCCTGATCGGGGTCGGCAGCGCGTACGCCGTGCGCGTACGGGTGGCGGGGACGACGGGCACCGGGGACACGGCGAGGACACCGGCGCGTACCGGCGGGGACACGCCCGGAGCACCCGGAGCACCCGGCGAAATCGGCCCACCTGGAGCACCTGGAGCGGCCGGAGCCGGCGGGGACGTGCCCGGGACGCCCTTCATGAACCCGTCCAACACCGGCGTCGTCGCGGCGCTGCTGCTGTTCCCCTGGGTGGGTGTCGCGCCGCCGTACCAGTTCACCGCGTGGGTGTCCGGGCCGTTCGACGTGATCGTGCCGCTGGCCGTGCTCGCCGCGGGACTGGCGGCGTCCCGGCCGGCCGGGACGCTGCCGCTGGTCGCCGGCTGGGCGGGCGGGTTCGCGCTGCAGGCGTTCGTCCGGGGCGGCCTGGGCGAGGTCTCGGTGGCCGCCGCGCTGCTTCCGATGACCGGGACGGCCTTCGCCGTGCACACCGCCCACGTGCTCGCCGACCCGGTCGCCGCACCGCGCACGCCCCGGGGCCAGGTGGCGTTCGGCATGGCCGCGGCGGCGGTCTACGGCCTGCTGGTCGAGCTCGGCGTGGGCTGCGGGCTGTTCCTCTCCCTCGCGCTCGTGTGCGCGGGCCGGGGCCTGGCGCTGGCCGTGCGGGCCCGGATCGGGCCGTCCGGGGTGTCGCCCGCGCCGGCCCGCGGGCGTCAGCCGATGCCGGGCCCGACCCGCTCCAGCACCCGGAGGGAGCCTTCGTGCCGAACCTCCTCGAACGCCCCGGAGGCGAGCGCCCGCAGGTAG
- a CDS encoding CRTAC1 family protein — protein sequence MTAARGVPAGTPRARRCAAGALATALAVAGWGLTDAPDGPSAAAPAEFSFHAEPLGPPSRPGDRSLRPVAPGYERVRAWVSATGAAVALFDVDDEVVSDDVCLVDPRHDTVTVRPAPGTSGGYRPFTLVPPDRRPHEAPTGCLPADLDQDGWQDLVVYYWGRSPSLFLRVPGAPPSGAAFRHRGLTAEPEIWNTAAATAGDFDGDGRLDLVFGNYFPDGARVLDDTGDHGDIVMPDSFSAAGNGGADRLYRATGPATFTEAEGVFDAVGGGRGWTLALGAQDLDRDGLPELYVANDFGPDRLLVNESVPGRVRFTEARGTRHPAVSRSRVLGRDSSKGAGVAFTDLDADGGPDILVSNAAAGRALPEGNLAFVSRPGGFHGGRAPYEERAGELGLRRGGWSWDVRAADFDNDGDDEIARAAGFIRGETDRWARFQEAMTVNDLAVSDPGLWPGIGAGDDLSGRDPLAFLTRGPDGRYTDVARPAGVARDTEGTEGTGGTGGTRGVKGIRDTVSRALAVGDVDDDGRLDLAVANQWARSVLYRNHGPTAPFVGLRLRLPAGSCPAAPSAMTQTAPVAQTVRTTRATRTTRTARTTQMTRPAIGAVATVRLPDGSTRSRQLYPAGGHNGVSAPELLFGLGDEVPGVPVPVEISWKDVCGGDHSASISVEPGWHRILLTGGQAQEMW from the coding sequence ATGACCGCGGCCCGGGGAGTGCCGGCGGGGACGCCGAGGGCCCGCCGGTGCGCGGCCGGTGCCCTCGCGACGGCGCTCGCCGTCGCCGGGTGGGGACTGACCGACGCGCCGGACGGCCCGTCCGCGGCGGCACCCGCCGAGTTCTCCTTCCACGCCGAGCCACTCGGCCCGCCGAGCAGACCCGGTGACCGCTCCCTGCGGCCGGTCGCACCAGGGTACGAACGCGTCCGGGCGTGGGTGTCGGCGACGGGCGCCGCGGTCGCGCTGTTCGACGTGGACGACGAGGTCGTCTCCGACGACGTGTGCCTGGTGGACCCGCGCCACGACACGGTCACCGTCCGGCCCGCGCCAGGCACCTCCGGCGGCTACCGGCCGTTCACGCTGGTCCCCCCGGACCGCAGGCCGCATGAGGCGCCGACCGGCTGCCTGCCCGCCGACCTCGACCAGGACGGCTGGCAGGACCTGGTCGTCTACTACTGGGGCCGTTCCCCCTCCCTGTTCCTGCGGGTGCCCGGCGCTCCCCCGTCCGGGGCGGCCTTCCGCCACCGGGGGCTGACCGCCGAGCCGGAGATCTGGAACACCGCCGCCGCCACGGCCGGCGACTTCGACGGTGACGGCCGCCTGGACTTGGTCTTCGGCAACTACTTCCCGGACGGCGCCAGGGTGCTGGACGACACCGGCGACCACGGTGACATCGTGATGCCCGACTCGTTCTCCGCCGCCGGCAACGGCGGCGCCGACCGGCTCTACCGCGCGACCGGACCGGCGACGTTCACCGAGGCGGAGGGGGTGTTCGACGCGGTCGGCGGGGGCAGGGGCTGGACGCTCGCGCTGGGTGCACAGGACCTGGACCGCGACGGGCTGCCGGAGTTGTACGTGGCGAACGACTTCGGCCCGGACCGCCTGCTGGTCAACGAGTCGGTGCCCGGCCGCGTCCGGTTCACCGAGGCCCGGGGCACCCGGCATCCGGCCGTCTCCCGGTCCCGGGTGCTGGGCCGTGACTCGTCCAAGGGGGCGGGCGTCGCCTTCACCGACCTCGACGCCGACGGCGGGCCGGACATCCTGGTGAGCAACGCCGCCGCGGGCCGTGCGCTGCCGGAGGGCAACCTGGCCTTCGTCTCCCGGCCGGGCGGCTTCCACGGAGGCCGCGCACCCTACGAAGAGCGGGCCGGGGAGCTGGGCCTGCGCCGCGGCGGCTGGTCGTGGGACGTCAGGGCCGCGGACTTCGACAACGACGGCGACGACGAGATCGCGCGGGCCGCCGGGTTCATCCGGGGGGAGACCGACCGGTGGGCACGGTTCCAGGAGGCGATGACGGTCAACGACCTGGCCGTGTCCGACCCCGGGCTGTGGCCGGGCATCGGGGCGGGGGACGACCTGTCGGGCCGCGACCCGCTCGCCTTCCTCACCCGCGGCCCGGACGGGCGTTACACGGACGTGGCCCGGCCTGCCGGGGTGGCGAGGGACACGGAAGGCACAGAAGGCACGGGAGGCACGGGAGGCACGAGGGGCGTCAAGGGCATCAGGGACACGGTCAGCCGGGCGCTGGCCGTCGGTGACGTGGACGACGACGGGCGGCTGGACCTCGCGGTCGCCAACCAGTGGGCCCGGTCGGTGCTCTACCGCAACCACGGCCCGACCGCGCCGTTCGTGGGCCTGCGGCTGCGCCTGCCCGCCGGTTCCTGCCCCGCCGCCCCGTCCGCGATGACGCAGACGGCACCCGTCGCACAGACGGTACGAACGACAAGAGCGACACGAACGACGCGAACCGCACGGACGACGCAGATGACGCGGCCGGCCATCGGGGCGGTGGCGACGGTGCGCCTGCCCGACGGGAGCACGCGCAGCAGGCAGTTGTATCCGGCGGGCGGGCACAACGGGGTCTCCGCGCCAGAGCTGCTGTTCGGCCTGGGCGACGAGGTGCCGGGCGTCCCCGTCCCCGTCGAGATCTCCTGGAAGGACGTCTGCGGCGGCGACCACTCCGCCTCGATCTCCGTGGAACCCGGCTGGCACCGGATCCTGCTGACGGGCGGCCAGGCGCAGGAGATGTGGTGA
- a CDS encoding DUF1702 family protein, whose translation MFWQDLGLAGFGPRRFRLGPAREQLETARRSFLAGYDAVLAGRAERIDDLREDLRGFAYEGAGAACATLDVLTLTGGRRLRELLNGPGMRYPHLVHLGTGSAYARMRLRPMWGVRAVHPLLRWLAFDGFGFHRGFVAADRTVGRQRTAGLMDRTKRAIFDQGLGRLLWFHECAGVDDVALRVAEFPPGRRADLWSGVGMAAAYTGGASAADLERLAAAAAEDGFRAHLAQGCALACAARLIAGTVPEHTVAAAPALCGAEVDEAGGWTDAALVALGHNAHSGDHYQAWRSGIRKAWARRDRDS comes from the coding sequence ATGTTCTGGCAGGACCTCGGCCTGGCCGGTTTCGGGCCCCGGCGGTTCAGGCTGGGGCCCGCGCGCGAACAACTGGAGACCGCGAGGCGGTCGTTCCTGGCCGGGTACGACGCGGTGCTCGCCGGGCGGGCCGAGCGGATCGACGACCTCCGCGAGGATCTCCGCGGGTTCGCGTACGAGGGTGCGGGCGCGGCGTGCGCGACCCTCGACGTGCTCACGCTCACCGGCGGGCGCCGGCTCCGGGAGCTGCTCAACGGACCGGGCATGCGCTACCCGCACCTCGTCCACCTGGGCACCGGCTCGGCGTACGCCCGCATGCGGCTGCGGCCGATGTGGGGCGTCCGGGCGGTCCACCCGCTGCTGCGCTGGCTGGCCTTCGACGGGTTCGGTTTCCACCGGGGCTTCGTCGCCGCCGACCGCACGGTGGGGCGGCAGCGCACGGCGGGTCTCATGGACCGGACCAAGCGGGCCATCTTCGACCAGGGGCTGGGGCGGCTGCTCTGGTTCCACGAGTGCGCCGGGGTGGACGACGTCGCGCTGCGCGTCGCCGAGTTCCCGCCGGGGCGCCGCGCCGACCTGTGGAGCGGGGTGGGCATGGCCGCCGCGTACACCGGGGGTGCCTCGGCCGCGGACCTGGAGCGGCTGGCCGCCGCCGCGGCCGAGGACGGCTTCCGCGCGCACCTGGCCCAGGGCTGTGCCCTCGCCTGCGCCGCCCGGCTGATCGCGGGGACCGTCCCCGAGCACACCGTGGCCGCGGCGCCCGCGCTGTGCGGGGCCGAAGTGGACGAGGCGGGTGGCTGGACCGACGCCGCACTCGTCGCGCTGGGCCACAACGCCCACAGCGGCGACCATTACCAGGCGTGGCGGTCGGGCATCCGGAAGGCCTGGGCACGGCGCGACCGCGATTCATGA
- a CDS encoding prenyltransferase, giving the protein MEWELVVQTARSIAAVQEADGGVPWPEGHVDAWNHVECLMAMSVAGLAEPVRRGYDWLVRTQRPDGSWPMKLVGGRAVEHGGESNHAAYIAVGVWHELLVTGDDDFARRMWPVVRSALDFVVGLQTTRGEVVWERAANGRPAEYALLTGCASIHQGLRSGVLLGEHLEDPQPDWELAADRLGHVLAAHPEAFADKSRFSMDWYYPILGGAVRGPAALARLAEEWDTFVEAGLGIRCVSDQPWVTGAETCELVLALDAVGDRERALRLFSDMQHLRHEDGSYWTGWQFANRKRFPHERSAYTAAAVVLAADALSGHTRGAGIFRDAGRYVIDRPTGACGCSHAGSRS; this is encoded by the coding sequence ATGGAGTGGGAGCTGGTCGTCCAGACCGCCCGGAGCATCGCGGCCGTCCAGGAGGCCGACGGCGGAGTCCCGTGGCCGGAGGGGCACGTGGACGCGTGGAACCACGTCGAGTGCCTGATGGCGATGAGCGTGGCGGGGCTCGCCGAGCCCGTGCGCCGGGGTTACGACTGGCTGGTCCGCACCCAGCGTCCCGACGGCTCCTGGCCGATGAAGCTGGTGGGCGGCCGGGCCGTCGAGCACGGCGGGGAGTCCAACCACGCCGCCTACATCGCGGTCGGCGTCTGGCACGAGCTGCTGGTCACCGGGGACGACGACTTCGCCCGCCGGATGTGGCCGGTCGTGCGGTCGGCGCTCGACTTCGTGGTCGGGTTGCAGACCACCCGGGGCGAGGTCGTCTGGGAACGCGCCGCCAACGGCAGACCGGCGGAGTACGCGCTGCTGACCGGGTGCGCCTCCATCCACCAGGGCCTGCGCAGCGGCGTGCTGCTCGGCGAGCACCTGGAGGACCCGCAGCCCGACTGGGAGCTGGCCGCCGACCGGCTCGGGCACGTGCTGGCCGCCCACCCCGAGGCGTTCGCCGACAAGAGCCGTTTCTCGATGGACTGGTACTACCCGATCCTCGGCGGCGCGGTACGCGGCCCCGCCGCGCTGGCCCGGCTGGCCGAGGAATGGGACACCTTCGTGGAGGCGGGGCTCGGCATCCGTTGCGTGTCCGACCAGCCATGGGTGACCGGCGCCGAGACCTGCGAGCTGGTGCTCGCCCTGGACGCCGTGGGCGACCGGGAGCGGGCCCTGCGCCTGTTCTCGGACATGCAGCACCTGCGGCACGAGGACGGCTCCTACTGGACCGGCTGGCAGTTCGCGAACCGGAAGCGGTTCCCGCACGAGCGTTCGGCCTACACCGCGGCGGCCGTCGTACTCGCCGCCGACGCGCTGTCCGGCCACACCCGGGGAGCGGGGATCTTCCGCGACGCGGGCCGGTACGTGATCGACCGTCCCACCGGAGCCTGCGGCTGCAGCCACGCCGGATCCCGGAGCTGA
- a CDS encoding class I SAM-dependent methyltransferase yields MLTVDFDRLPVGPGTRVLDLGCGGGRHAFEVLRRGADVVAFDMDAEELAGVANMFAAMDKAGEVPAGATGETVTGDALDMPFEDASFDRVIAAEVLEHIPDDMTAMREIFRVLKPGGLAAVTVPSFLPERICWALDEAYHTAPGGHVRIYTLAELSAKLKATGFTVGPHHHAHGLHAPYWWIKCAVGVGNDDHPLAKAYHELLVWDIMERPAVTRIAEAVLNPLIGKSVVLYLRKPA; encoded by the coding sequence GTGCTGACAGTCGACTTCGACCGGTTGCCCGTGGGCCCCGGAACCCGAGTCCTGGATCTGGGCTGCGGCGGTGGACGGCACGCGTTCGAGGTGCTGCGGCGCGGCGCCGACGTGGTGGCCTTCGACATGGACGCCGAGGAGCTGGCGGGCGTGGCGAACATGTTCGCCGCGATGGACAAGGCGGGCGAGGTCCCCGCGGGGGCGACCGGCGAGACCGTGACGGGCGACGCGCTCGACATGCCGTTCGAGGACGCGAGCTTCGACCGGGTGATCGCGGCCGAGGTGCTGGAGCACATCCCCGACGACATGACCGCGATGCGGGAGATCTTCCGGGTGCTCAAGCCGGGAGGCCTGGCCGCCGTCACGGTGCCGAGCTTCCTGCCCGAGCGGATCTGCTGGGCCCTGGACGAGGCGTACCACACCGCCCCCGGCGGGCACGTCCGCATCTACACGCTCGCCGAGCTCAGCGCCAAGCTGAAAGCGACCGGCTTCACCGTCGGCCCGCACCACCACGCCCACGGCCTGCACGCGCCGTACTGGTGGATCAAGTGCGCGGTCGGCGTCGGCAACGACGACCACCCGCTGGCCAAGGCGTACCACGAGCTGCTGGTCTGGGACATCATGGAACGGCCCGCCGTCACCCGGATCGCCGAAGCCGTGCTGAACCCGCTCATCGGCAAGAGCGTGGTGCTCTACCTCCGGAAACCCGCATGA